Within Komagataeibacter sp. FNDCR2, the genomic segment GAGACATTCGGAATCATGGTTTGAGTGATGCCCCCTGTGAGCAAACCTCATCGCGGGTAAAACCATCTGGGAATGATCACTATTGCGCGCATAGATGCTGGCGGAGTTGGCATTCGGGCACGAACTATCAGACGGCGATTGCCCGGCAGCAAGCGCCAAGTAATCGAAAGCATAGCGGCAACCTGCTCTGGCAAGCAAGACAATCAAAGCGATGACCTCCAGACTGATCAAACGATAGGCAAAGGAACCTGGCATGCTATAGCAGTTATCTTCGAGCTGGATACGGCAGGTTGGTGACATGCGCCTGCTGTCAGAAGGCGAGACGTTATTGGCGTAATCAAGGATTTCATCGACCTGCTTCATGATGTCACGATTGGCTGGTTTGACGTAATCAGAATTACGGGACACGGGGTGTTTTTCAAGACACGACGTGATGCGTTCAGCAGGGGATATGCCACCCAGAACACGTTACGGGCGATGTTTCCAAGCGAAGCAGAAGCCTTTGAGCAGGATTTCCAGATCCTCGTGATTTGAACGCAGACCTGCAGCACCTCGGTCACGAAACGGCCATTGAAGCGTTCGACCACTCCATTGGTCTGCGGTGAATAGGCTTTCGTCCGGCGTCGGTCGATCGTCATATCAAGGCAGGCTTGCTGTAAAGCAGGAAACACGATCTGTCAGGATGCGGGTGATCCGGAAAGGAAAGGCAACCTTGACAGCCATGAGGAAACCGACAGCATTCCCTGCATTTTCCGTGTCACACACGGTCAGATGTGCCGAACGGGAGCAGCGGTCGATGGCGACATACAGGTAGCGTTTGCGTCGTTCTCCATCTGCTGTCTGTAACTTTGGAAGATGCTTCACATCAATATGGACATACCCCGGATCATAGTCCCGGAACGTTCCTTTTCGGCGAACAGATCCACTCTTTGGAGCAGGAGGCACGCGGTTCAGTCCGGCTTCTTTTAGATCCGCCAGATATTATCCCGATTCAAATGTGGCAGAAAATGCCGCACGACAAAGTTCAGATCATCCAGGCCAAAACCGGTAGAGCGTCGGAGCTGACAGATAATGGCGCGTTTCTCATCAGGAGCTTTCCAGGCCAGTCTCCGAGGACGGCTGCTGCGGTTCTGGCAGGTATCTAAACCACGTTTTCGCCACTTGCGGACGGTTTCACCGCTAATCCCGTAGTGCCTGACCAGCACAGATGTCGGCTCTGACGAGCGGGCTATGTCAGTTCGCACAGCCGGTGTCGTGCGCGCCTGTGGATGGATCTGAAGCATCCGTCTTCCTCCCCCAAAAAGGACGCAAACCATGGTCTGTAACGCGATGCCGCCTACTCCACATCATGCCAATGACATCTCGCCACCTAACAGGTGATACAAAATTTATGTATCCGCACGACACAATTGACATCTAATGTCACATATAGCAACACTACGATACACTTAGTTTTGTCAGTTAAGGCCAGTCTCCCATGTCTGATACAGACCCGGTATCTAATGAATATAGCCCTTCTATTTTTCACGAATCATGGTGGTTAGATGCCGCGACTGATAATAATTATGAGGTTATTGAGGTAACGAAAGACGGGAAAGTTATCGCTAGTCTTAATATTTTTTGCAAAAACCATCTGGGACTGCGGTTGATCCGCACGCCACCCTATACCAGGACACTAGGACCTCGCCTTTTCTTGCCCCCATCCAAGCCGTTCCGGCGGGCGCAGAATATTCGCAATACCATTGCGGAACTGGTCAAAAAACTTCCTGCCTATGACAGCCTGCAACTCAGCCTCGACCCGGATGACGAAACAGGTTTTGCTTTTTCTCTAAATGGTTTTTTGATTCGACAACAGTTTACCTTTCGTATTGCACCAGACACGCCTCTTGAAGAAGTCTGGAGGGATTGCGACCAGAAAACTCGGAATCTCATCCGTTCCGCTGACCGCAAGCTGACGGTAGTTCGCAGCACGGACATAACCGAATTCATTCGCATGTCCCTAGTAGACCGGCCTAAAAAGAAAAATAGTCACGACTTCGCGCGGCTTGAAAAGATATTTCATGCCTGTAGACTGAAAAATCAGGGATTAGTATTCTCAGCACGAGATGAAACCGGTCGCCAGATTTCCTGTGTCGTGCTGGTATGGGACCATAAACATGTTTATTTTTGGCAGTCGGCCCGTGACCGTGAAGCGCAGGTTGCTGGTGCGAATATGCTTTTATTATGGAAAAGTATAGAATTTGCCCATGAAAAGAAGTTGACCTTTGACTTTGACAGTTTTGCTTCGATTAGATCGGCAAAAATGATCGCTAGCTTTGGTCGGATACCTATCGCCCGCCAACAGGTGATTGGCACGTCCATATGCTACCAATGGGAAAGGGCGGCCAGTGCACTCCTTGTCCGTCTACGTGATAAAGGGGTTGACATCTATACCTCATATAAAGATAGAACATGATATATTGTAATGTATATTACTTTTGTTGTAGCTAAAAGTGGAGTTTTTTATTTTGTAGCTTGGAGTTGAGTTGCCAAAAAAGGCTTCGGGGCATGGGCTCGAGACCCTTGTCGACGACTTGAGCAAGTGTTTTTCCAGTCGAGCCAGGAACGGGGTCGTACTATATTGTAATCTTCCCGTCAGGCAGCGAGAATCTGACGGACGTACATCGAGAGATGTGAACTGGATTTGTGACGATTTTGTGCTGGTCATCTGAGCGTTTCAAGCTCGTATCAGGAGACCGACGAGAGCATGAGGCATACGGAAGATTTCAAACGCGAGGCCGTGAGGATCGCGCTGAGCAGTGGGCTGTCACGCACGCGCGTTGCGGCCGACCTGGGTATCGGCAAATCCACTCCAGGCAAATGGAGAGTGGATTATCGTCCGACCGGGCCGACATCCGCGCCTCAGGCTGATCTGGCCCGCGAGAATGAACGTCTTCGGCATGAATGGCCAATCGAGAGGCTGCGCCAGGTTTTGCGGGTCTCAGCACGGGGTTACCGGGCTGGACATCCCGACCGACCTGTCAGCGCTAGCGCACCGATTTGAAGGTGCAGGCGCATAGGATGACGTCACGCCCCACATCATGTTGGAGGCAGCATCACCACAGCCGTAGGCCCCCTTTTCTGTCGCGGAAAGCGCCTGCCTGTTCTCCATTATCCTACTTTTCCTGAAATTTTAGGTCAAGCCAGACGCTATCATGTGATTGTGAAACGACAAGTTGGACTGAACATCATCAATACATTATCGGTTACCATGTCTGCTTTAAGGAATAATGCTGAGGTGTCTTTTCGTCTCAGATGCGGGCGAAAACTGCCATCATGCGGCTTACACACCGATCCGATATTCATCTTGTTCACGGCATGACTGCCGGTTGCGACGTAGGGACGGGGGCTGCTCTCGCCCTACGTATCCGGGGAAGCCACCGTTGCATTGAGTGCAATAGCCACAGCGTTACGTGCGTGCGGCTCGCTGGCACCCGTGCGTATGTCAAACGCCACCATGGTCTCGGACAGTTCCCGGGATATTCTGGGATTAACCATGGTGACGGGGGTATCGCCCCGTCGTGGATAGGGCGTCGGCAGGTTCTTGAACAGGCAGCCAAAGGGTGCGGCGGGGACAGATGGTAGCCCGTCGCAAAACAGTTCCTGCGCATCGTCGAGCGGCGTCGCCCGAATGTCTATGACTGTCGCCAGCCGGTTAAAAACGGCGCTGAGTACCCCGCCCAGCGCGGGCAGGCGGGACGCGGTAACGATATCATCGCCCGCAATGAGGTGCTCCCGTATGTCCGCATCGGGGTCGAAAGAGCCGCCGATCGTAATGGCCGTTGTGCTCCGTGATGGCCTGGACAGGGCCATCATCGGGAAAACCCGATTGACGCCAGACGGCTTTACGCCAGCATAGAACAGGCGGGTATAAATGCGCTTGCCCCGGAACAGGATGATCGCCTGTCCCTGCTGGAGCGATTGTACGTCGCTCCACGAGATGCGTTTGACTTCCCGGATATCGGCGCGTGTCTGGTCGGTATACACGCCAAGCGCCGCCGAGGTGTCGTAACCAGGCAGCACGCTGACCTGCATCGTGCCAGCCGTCTGCTCAAGCCATTCCCGCGTTGGACCGGAATCCTCAAGGTTTTCGATGATCTTGAGCTTCGGGTTGCCCAGTAGCGGCACGCTCCGGTCACGTCCCAGCGTTGCGTAGAATGATCCCACCTCCTGAAAAGACAGGAGCAGACTGATATTGAGTTCGCGTCCCTGCGCCATCATGACATCAAGGCCACGCGTGGCGATGTACCCGCCTTCGTCGATGACGAGCGGATAGGGGGTGGAGGATGCGGAAGGGCGGTTGGTGACCAGATCCTCGTAACTGCCTTCAAGCGAGGTGCCGAGCGCACCGGCAAGGGCATAGCGTAGCGCGGTGATGATAGTCTTGCCCAGGGCCGCGTTGGTCGAGGTCGAATTTTCGAGTGAGGGGATCAGGACAACCAGGATGCGCCGGTTGAAGATGATATCCCGAAAATCAATATCGGGCACCGCGCACTGGAAGATATGGCGCAGTGTCGTGGTCATCTGGGTGAAGGTCCGGGCAAAGCCGCCTACGACGTAGGAATGCTGTTCGCGTACCTTGTCCTGCCCGGATGCGTCGCCTTTTTCCGAGGAATATCCCCCCGTTTCCGCGACGTAGGCGCGGACGGGATTGAGCATCGTGGCGGGAAACCCGGGTGGCAGCGGGATCGTGTCGATTTTGCCGGATGCATCATTGTAAAAATGGAACCGGCGCTGGTCGTTCGAATGGCCGGGAGAGCGCGTCAGGTCGATAAGGGATTGGATATCGGAGAAGTTGGCCCTGATCGTCTCGGCTGTGATGGGTATGCCCAGGTTGTCGCGCATCCAGACGAAGACATGCGCCATGCTGCGGATCAGTGCGTCTGCCCGGTCCTTGAAGTGCTGCGAATTGCCCGCGCCGTTTTCGTCTTCGGGCAGGAACAGGGTCAGCAGCAGCTCCGTCATGCCCTCGGCATTGACGCTGCCGAAGGGGTTCCACGTATTGGTTTTCCGGTCGCCGTCGGAGACGATGAGGTTGATGATGCGCAGGTTGCTTCTCATGCCCCAGCGTTCAAGAAGCGCCGCGACCGAAAAGACGAGATTGTTCGAGCCTTTCGCATCGACAATGGTGAACCCGCTACCCTGCGCGAGGGCATTGCACAGCAGGCTGTATATGAACTGGGTCTTGCCCGATCCCGTAGCACCCGGCAGGACTGCGTGCATCGACATGTCCTCGCCGGCAAGCCAGATCTGCTGGTCGGTCGTTTCATCCCAGCCGAGAAACCAGTCACCTTTGGCCGGCCCCGGTCTCTGGACGCCTGCTCGTCTGGGGTCGGGGACAGGATTGCCGTAATCTTTCCGCCTGGTGTCAGCCGGCAGGCGCAGTGGCATGGTGATCGGCCGGGTCATGACATAGCCGGCATAGGCAAGCGCCAGGGGCACGATCGCCGTCGTCAGGGCCGGGACCGAGAAGATCGTGGTCGCCATGCCCACCAGCCCGATGGCAGATGCCCCGGTCGTGAGGGCTTCCTTGATGTGAGTGCCGACGGTGCGGGTATCGCGGTAGGCGATCCCCCCGCGCTGCTCATGGAAATCCTGTGGCCCGTCAATGCGACGCTCGATGACGCCCATGGTTACTGCAGCCCGAAGGAGGCGTTCACCGACGCAGGTGCCGCTGCCGGTGATCCCGCCTGCGCGACCGGCGGAGCAACGGACCGGGGAGCCTGTACGTCGCCCCCCTGTACACGGTATTCACGCTCAGGCAATGACGCCAGCGCAGCAATACGGGTGTCCTGGCTGACAGGACCATGCCCCGAGAAAACCATCCGGCCGAAAGTGAACATGATGAGGCACAGTCCCGCGACACATATGCCGATCCTCACGGATGTGCCCATCGGTGGAGGGCTTACGCTCTTCCGGCGCGGCGAACGGACCGGATCGTGCTTCTGGATGGTGGTAGTCGCAGGCACCGCAATATTGCCCGGTGTGTCTGGCAGGCATATGACGCTGGCGTTGCTGGCTCCCGGTGTGATGGTGACGGGACCGTCTTCGCTCGTGAGGATGATGATCACGGGTCGTTCCTTTGCATTATGTGCTACCGTTATGCGGTGGCCGATTGTGGGCCTGTTTGCGGATAGAGCGCGGTTGCATATTTATGGAGGGCCTCGAGGGGGATCTCCTGACCGCCCTCGCCCACGCGTCGCAGGACTTCATCCATGCACAGCACGACAAGCGACAGGGGAGCGTGATGGATGGCGACAAGCCTGTGTCCCGTCAGGGCTGTTTCGTCGGGCTCGATCTGGAGGCCGAAGCCTGTCTCCGTTTCCCGCCGCCAGAGTTCTTCCGCCAGCCGTGCCAGAACCGGAAGCAGGAATTCGGGCTCCGCGATCCGGCATGGGGTAAGGAAAGGCTGTGTGGTTCCTTCCAGGGTGAAGGTGTACCCGCCGCTTCTGATGAGGTCACTCACGACGTCAATGATGGTTTCGATGTCGTTCATGCGTAGTCCCGCCGTTTCCACGCTGGCAGGAGCGGGCGGCGGGACCCGGAGACGAAGACCCGGAACATGCGCCATGCCACGGGAAGGGTCAGGCCCATCCATGCCAGAATACCGAAAAACGCCACGCCGATGATCGCGGTGATGAATGTCCATTCACGCATATGGACAAGCCACAGCGCCATGGGCGCCAACGCCCGGCAGTCGATGATGAGCAGCCGCACGGGGTCGGCGGTAAATCGCCACATGGCTACAGCTCCTGTCTGATGGCGGCGGCCGCGACCGCCTCGGTGATGCGGCCTTCCCGGTGTGCTGACCTGATCGACTGTTCGAAGCTCTGTCCGGACGTTTCGACCGCTTTCCGGGTGAGTTCCGGCCAGTGTTTCGGATCCGCGTCGAGCAGGCGGTCGCGGAAGGCGCGGCTGACGGGCAGGAACTCGCGTATCGGCGTGCGCCGTCCATCGGTGGAGCGCAGCAGGCGCTGGTTGACGATTACCCTGAGGTTTTCCACGAACGAGATGGTCAGGCTGTCGCGCTGGTCGGCGGGGCAGAGCGCGGCGATACGGCGCACAGTCGAAGCGCAGTCGAAGGTATGCAGCGATGAGAGAAGGCGATGCCCGGAAATGGCGGCCTGAATGGCCGCAACCACCGTTTCAGGATCACGAATTTCTCCCACGACGATATCCGTTGGTTCCTGTCGCATCGCGGCCCGGATGAATTCCGCGAAAGTCGGGAGGCCGCGTGGGATCTCGGTCTGCATGACGGTGGAATTGACGGCCGGCACGAGATCATAGAGCAGCTCCAGCGGTGCTGAGCCCTCCACCAGATCCATATGGCAGTCGGGATCTTCGAGCCGCTTGCGGTTGATCCCCCCGAGCAGCGTGGTCTTGCCGCTGCCTGTCGCGCCGCAGACCAGGTACATGCCGTTATCGCCTTCAAGTGCTTCGAGAACACGGGGTTCGACATTCTGTTCGGCGAGTGGGCGGGGGATATCGACCAGGGGCCGGATCGTGATACCCACGGCCTGTTCCGGACCGACCAGGGTGGGGACGGCGTTGATGCGGAAGGAGTAGCGCCGGGCGCGCCGGTCCGGCCATATGGTATGGGACAGATCCAGCGCCCTGGACTGGCGCAGGTGGGTGACCGCAGTACTGTCGCGGAACATGTAATTGATGGCGTCTTCCACAATCCCCGGTAGCAGCGCCTCGCGGGTGATCGTACGGTTAAGCCCATGCACTTTCATGACAATGGGTTTGTCGGTCTGCAACTGGATACGCGATGCATCCTGTTCGGAGCACCACATAAGGAGCCGGTCCAGCGCTTCACCCCGCAGGGAAACGCCATCCTCGGGCCAGAACGGGTTGCTCACGGGGTCGGCCTCCTTCCGCCCCGGCTGCCGGGCCGCAGGGAGCCTTCCATGAGTTCGGTGATCCGCCGGTGCGCCTGGTAAAGGCGACGCGGGAGTTCCCGCCCGCTTCGGGGCTGGCGTCCCTCACGGATGGCGCTGATATAGTTCCTGACCGGTGCGATAAGCGTCTCCGGCGCCCGTGAGACATCGTAGCCATAAAAGGTGCCATGGCGTGCCACGTGATCGAGCTGCGGCAGGGTCATCACCATGCTGGGGTCAAGCTGGTTTTCTTCGAGCAGGTAGGTGCGTAGCACCCAGTGGCGCAGTTCGGTGGCGGCGCTCCGTGCGCCGAGGAACAGCGTGCCGGTTTTCGTATCTTCAGGCGTCATGGGTCGAAAAGCCTGCCTTTACTGATTTCAGGGTGGTGAGGGTGCGCGAAATCTGCGGCTCGCGGAGCGGGAGACCTTCCATGCCTTCAGCCTGCCAGTGTTCGACAAGCGCCTGCGCCTCGATGCAGACGGTCGTGGACAGGACGTACAGGGGGGAGCCGTGCTGCGGGTAGGAAGGGGCGGAGAGCGCCAGCCACAGATCGCGGTCGAGCAGTTGTACCGCGCAGAAAAGGCCCGGATTGACGACGCCGCTGCGGGTGCGGGCGTGTTGCAGCAGGGTCAGCAGGGCCGGGCGGCTGTAGGCGTGGGCATTCGCCATCGCAATGGCTTCTGCCCAGGTATTTGCGGCATATGTCTGGTTGAGCCGCCGGATGAAGCGTTTAGGGAGACGGACGGGCGCTGCCGGTGCACCCTTTTTCAGGTTCCCCGCCACGGCACGGGACAGGGCTTCAAGGAGGCGTTGGGCTTCCTCCTTCCTGCGTTGGCCGAAAAAGGTGAACACCATGAACAGGCAAAGCTCCGCCGGGGGGAGTGCGTTCGGGTCCGTCCACGGCTGGCCGAGCTGTCTGGCCAGGGCATCCCGCGTGGTTTCGGCCCATTGCGGCGTATTCACGTCTCCCGGGCTATATCGTTCGAGCCACTCCGTCGGGCGCAGGGCGGGGTCGAGCGGGCGCAGGCCCTTCGTCGGTGGAGCTGGTTCCACGAGACGTAGCTTTCCCCCTACCCATGCTGCACCCACCGGGTGGATCCGGGCGAGGACCGCCTGCATGCCGTCGAGGCCAAAGCGTTCGCGATAACGGCTGCGGGGCGCGCAGGTGAGGCATAGCGCCGCAAGGGCCATGATGAGGACAATGGCGGGAATGCGCAGCGCCATGCCCGTGAGCGTGCATAACTGCCATAGCGTCGCCCACGAGACCCGCTCGGGGACGGCATGGTGCAGGCTGCCATGGATCTGGTCGTAGCCGTGTGTGAACAGGCCGATGACATCAAGTTCCATGTCCTGAATGAGCAGGATTGCCTGCGCGATCTGTGTGTGGAACCGGAACCACGCCAGCAATGTCATCAGGATGATGGCAACCGTAACACCGCCAATCAGGCTCGCGACCCGTCCCGCATCCCACGCATTTGAGGAGGAGGTTCCGGGCGTCACCGGCCCTCTCCCGAGATGCGCCAGTGCGCGCGGTTGGCGTCGAGACCCGGCTGGGAACTGATGCGGATGTCCTGCACGTTAACGCGCATGAGGTCGCGGCCGCCCTGTGTCGGGTGGTTGAGCAGCGCCACCTGTGGCGCCTCGACCTTGCCCGCTTTCAGTAGCATCCGGTAGCGCGCCATGCCGACGATTTCACGCTCGAGGCGCGCCAGGTCGTCGAGGAAGATTTCGACCGCCTGGCGTTCGCCCGCCGCAAATCCCCGTGCGACACCCTCACGCCAGACCGAGACTTCGTGAGCCGTGCGTGGCCTCAATGCGTCACTGGGGGGAGCGGGGAGGTCATATCGGCGGGTAAGCCAGGTGCGCCACTGGGGCGCGGCCGTTACCACCTGCGCCTGTCGGGTGATCTCGTATATCTGTTCGGCGAACTGCGCCGTCTGGCCTGAAGGATCAAGGGCAACGGCCATCTGGGCATTGGTTACGACGGGTGGCCGCAGAAGCAGTGATCCGTTGCCGACAGGCAATACCAGGGGACGGAAATCGAATTCGCGATCCAGTGTCGTGGTGTTACGTTCGAGCATGCGATTGATGGCATAGGATCGGCCGGCGAGGCCACCCTGCGCGCCATAGGCCCATGCCGCCTGGCGCACGGTATCATCCCGACCGTTCCCGGATTCCTGTCGCGGGGAGTAGCCGGGCCGGATGGCCATCAGGGCTTCCATGGAGGGGGGGCGGTTGACGTCCGTGATGACCGGCGCGATGAACGCGCCCGTCAGGGGCGTGTTGACCGGATTGGCGGTGCCGTCCTGTGGTGAGGGCACGGAAGGTACAGGGAGGGCAACCGGTCCCTTGCCCGTGGTGTCCGCCGCGCCCGCCGTGCCGGGCGGCAGTGTCAGGCCGACAAGCAGCGGCAGGGCACGCAATGGCTTATACATGGCA encodes:
- a CDS encoding type IV secretory system conjugative DNA transfer family protein, yielding MYKPLRALPLLVGLTLPPGTAGAADTTGKGPVALPVPSVPSPQDGTANPVNTPLTGAFIAPVITDVNRPPSMEALMAIRPGYSPRQESGNGRDDTVRQAAWAYGAQGGLAGRSYAINRMLERNTTTLDREFDFRPLVLPVGNGSLLLRPPVVTNAQMAVALDPSGQTAQFAEQIYEITRQAQVVTAAPQWRTWLTRRYDLPAPPSDALRPRTAHEVSVWREGVARGFAAGERQAVEIFLDDLARLEREIVGMARYRMLLKAGKVEAPQVALLNHPTQGGRDLMRVNVQDIRISSQPGLDANRAHWRISGEGR
- a CDS encoding ATPase, T2SS/T4P/T4SS family — its product is MSNPFWPEDGVSLRGEALDRLLMWCSEQDASRIQLQTDKPIVMKVHGLNRTITREALLPGIVEDAINYMFRDSTAVTHLRQSRALDLSHTIWPDRRARRYSFRINAVPTLVGPEQAVGITIRPLVDIPRPLAEQNVEPRVLEALEGDNGMYLVCGATGSGKTTLLGGINRKRLEDPDCHMDLVEGSAPLELLYDLVPAVNSTVMQTEIPRGLPTFAEFIRAAMRQEPTDIVVGEIRDPETVVAAIQAAISGHRLLSSLHTFDCASTVRRIAALCPADQRDSLTISFVENLRVIVNQRLLRSTDGRRTPIREFLPVSRAFRDRLLDADPKHWPELTRKAVETSGQSFEQSIRSAHREGRITEAVAAAAIRQEL
- the icmT gene encoding IcmT/TraK family protein, whose protein sequence is MWRFTADPVRLLIIDCRALAPMALWLVHMREWTFITAIIGVAFFGILAWMGLTLPVAWRMFRVFVSGSRRPLLPAWKRRDYA
- a CDS encoding type IV secretory system conjugative DNA transfer family protein; the encoded protein is MGVIERRIDGPQDFHEQRGGIAYRDTRTVGTHIKEALTTGASAIGLVGMATTIFSVPALTTAIVPLALAYAGYVMTRPITMPLRLPADTRRKDYGNPVPDPRRAGVQRPGPAKGDWFLGWDETTDQQIWLAGEDMSMHAVLPGATGSGKTQFIYSLLCNALAQGSGFTIVDAKGSNNLVFSVAALLERWGMRSNLRIINLIVSDGDRKTNTWNPFGSVNAEGMTELLLTLFLPEDENGAGNSQHFKDRADALIRSMAHVFVWMRDNLGIPITAETIRANFSDIQSLIDLTRSPGHSNDQRRFHFYNDASGKIDTIPLPPGFPATMLNPVRAYVAETGGYSSEKGDASGQDKVREQHSYVVGGFARTFTQMTTTLRHIFQCAVPDIDFRDIIFNRRILVVLIPSLENSTSTNAALGKTIITALRYALAGALGTSLEGSYEDLVTNRPSASSTPYPLVIDEGGYIATRGLDVMMAQGRELNISLLLSFQEVGSFYATLGRDRSVPLLGNPKLKIIENLEDSGPTREWLEQTAGTMQVSVLPGYDTSAALGVYTDQTRADIREVKRISWSDVQSLQQGQAIILFRGKRIYTRLFYAGVKPSGVNRVFPMMALSRPSRSTTAITIGGSFDPDADIREHLIAGDDIVTASRLPALGGVLSAVFNRLATVIDIRATPLDDAQELFCDGLPSVPAAPFGCLFKNLPTPYPRRGDTPVTMVNPRISRELSETMVAFDIRTGASEPHARNAVAIALNATVASPDT
- a CDS encoding transposase, with the translated sequence MRHTEDFKREAVRIALSSGLSRTRVAADLGIGKSTPGKWRVDYRPTGPTSAPQADLARENERLRHEWPIERLRQVLRVSARGYRAGHPDRPVSASAPI
- a CDS encoding GNAT family N-acetyltransferase produces the protein MSDTDPVSNEYSPSIFHESWWLDAATDNNYEVIEVTKDGKVIASLNIFCKNHLGLRLIRTPPYTRTLGPRLFLPPSKPFRRAQNIRNTIAELVKKLPAYDSLQLSLDPDDETGFAFSLNGFLIRQQFTFRIAPDTPLEEVWRDCDQKTRNLIRSADRKLTVVRSTDITEFIRMSLVDRPKKKNSHDFARLEKIFHACRLKNQGLVFSARDETGRQISCVVLVWDHKHVYFWQSARDREAQVAGANMLLLWKSIEFAHEKKLTFDFDSFASIRSAKMIASFGRIPIARQQVIGTSICYQWERAASALLVRLRDKGVDIYTSYKDRT